Proteins encoded by one window of Lycium barbarum isolate Lr01 chromosome 11, ASM1917538v2, whole genome shotgun sequence:
- the LOC132617337 gene encoding SAC3 family protein B isoform X2, whose translation MAFQGFGKNTGPIGPPKAQTPFGTPCPPPSTFPPSPRPSETLPKWGYGQKYIYHDYDAQANQQSPEIVPPLASVYAESTLSASGPQVQDFRRTGPRTSFPSGADILGASRTMRGSRSDLIFSDQGRFVTQQNQPSPLFQNTSPSVPQSTRSPPLAFQSPLVPQSTRSPPLAFQNNLYIDGEHLAQRPSLPPQMRGNSSQSLQTFPIRLPQQRMPSIPTNYDPGRQIPVKHTDQVSKRTRSPPLSPPDGASFEKSALGLRESKRPSTSPSKLRSNGPPDSLAPQKSSKPGCSVNVEVDPSNPVNFPVPKRTKFPSIPSSDQVLQYESNHAYDDIQRETEAKAKRLARFKDDLSHNVRDDSSIHHQYQSVVDRPKFAPEDSVDSADDFSDGSLLSDYQGSESSGVIIGSCPDMCPESERAERERKGDLDQYERLDGDRKQTSKFLAVKKYTRTAEREALLIRPMPILQKTMDYLLNLLEQPYEESFLGLYNFLWDRMRAIRMDLRMQHIFNHEAINMLEQMIRLHVIAMHELCEYTRGEGFSEGFDAHLNIEQMNKTSVELFQLYDDHRKRGINVETEREFRGYYALLKLDKHPGYKVEPAELSLDLAKMTPDMRQTPEVLFARDVARACRTGNFIAFFRLARRASYLQACLMHAHFSKLRTQALASLHSGLQNSQGIPVAQVAKWLGMEEADIEGLLDYYGFSLKEFEEPYMVKEGPFVEIDNDYPVKCSKLVHKKKSRTIFEDVSAPHVVSVLEKETEPLLDKDQQQKPAALQFVEPDSSPLSIEEDMPDYETVSSPKYELKAIPITKTEFYQKIRHESPQAPPSHAVSSLPAPSSPSVFFPHISPEIQQQARVGSAENPEVQLQARVGSSGKSKNDEVAQFGATKLQHMLDEENGDEELVVTGEEAETNEPAASYYDEEVAEAKVKLIIRIWKRRSSKKREMREEKRLASKAALSSLSLGIPMWPNRTQHSTSAEFNIHRAVSKWYRTQERSWSRLNVSDVVATTLHEKNAAARCLCWKVIICCQDSIDNQNAVDQLNAKSWLLSKLMPARDEEDDTLITSPGLSVWRNWLLNQSGGDLICCLSVIKYTNFENLNETVAGASAVLFLLSEGIPWDLQKNQFHKLLMSVPPGSHLPLLIVSDLCKENVDPSTIVKELELHEVHESRLHSFSVVYLKNQPRMEQLNGFFSDEQLRGGLKWLASESPPQPVLQCVKVRELVLYHLNSLLGEMNAYDVGPNNCISAFNEALDQSMREIAAAAHANPTCWPCPEIGLLEESSHEYQAVTQHLPRLGWSLAPRIEPVVCAISDCKFPSFPDDISWLHSADVKNQILQFQSCLIKYFTEISKLMVLPLAEKEATVMLQKFVQLQFQNSRYYIVPNWVMIFRRAFNWQLMKLVKETSFSVYTLIEHDFSTSMLGAVELEDSHYHLSHPSLDEMVEAGQMLLPGCAMFDRQGRAFQPYPGMASHSEEIPTTTDAGEEIDYGKDVGHDEFVKASYNTMKDLNESQSEPLVAIKETDKLGELLERCKIKQKMIDKNLSVYF comes from the exons ATGGCGTTTCAGGGATTCGGGAAGAATACAGGTCCTATTGGTCCTCCAAAAGCTCAAACCCCTTTTGGGACTCCTTGTCCTCCTCCTTCTACCTTCCCTCCATCTCCCAG ACCCAGTGAGACTCTTCCTAAATGGGGCTATGGGCAAAAATACATCTACCATGATTATGATGCCCAAGCAAACCAACAGTCTCCTGAAATAGTGCCACCTTTAGCTTCAGTGTATGCTGAAAGTACCCTCTCTGCTAGTGGTCCCCAAGTTCAAGATTTCAGAAGAACTGGGCCACGTACTTCATTTCCTTCTGGTGCAGATATTTTGGGAGCCTCCAGGACCATGAGGGGAAG TCGTTCAGATTTGATATTCAGTGATCAGGGCCGATTTGTTACCCAGCAAAATCAACCATCTCCATTGTTTCAGAACACGAGTCCATCGGTTCCCCAGAGTACAAGGTCACCTCCGTTAGCTTTTCAGAGTCCATTGGTTCCCCAAAGTACAAGGTCACCTCCGTTGGCTTTTCAGAACAATCTTTACATAGATGGCGAACATTTGGCTCAGCG GCCTTCTCTGCCCCCTCAGATGCGGGGCAACTCATCCCAGTCGCTTCAAACCTTTCCAATCCGATTACCTCAGCAAAGGATGCCCTCGATTCCAACAAATTACGATCCTGGAAGACAGATTCCAGTGAAGCATACAGATCAAGTCTCAAAAAGAACGAGGTCACCACCTCTTTCACCTCCTGACGGCGCATCTTTTGAAAAATCAGCTCTTGGTCTACGTGAATCCAAAAG GCCATCTACCTCTCCTTCCAAATTGAGGTCAAATGGTCCTCCTGACTCTCTAGCTCCCCAAAAGTCCTCAAAGCCTGGATGTAGTGTCAATGTTGAAGTTGATCCAAGTAATCCAGTGAACTTTCCAGTTCCTAAGAGGACCAAGTTTCCTTCCATACCTTCATCTGATCAGGTTCTTCAATATGAATCCAATCATGCATATGATGATATTCAACG AGAAACTGAGGCCAAGGCAAAGCGCTTAGCTCGTTTCAAGGATGATCTAAGCCACAATGTGCGAGATGATTCTAGTATTCATCATCAGTATCAATCTGTTGTGGACAGACCAAAATTTGCTCCAGAAGATAGTGTAGATTCAGCTGATGATTTCTCAGATGGCAGTCTGCTCTCTGATTATCAAGGCTCAGAGTCATCCGGTGTCATAATTGGGTCATGTCCTGATATGTGTCCAG AATCAGAAAGAGCAGAACGAGAAAGGAAAGGAGATCTTGACCAATATGAACGCTTGGATGGAGACAGAAAACAAACCAGTAAATTCCTTGCTGTCAAGAAG TACACCAGGACAGCTGAGAGGGAAGCTCTGCTCATACGTCCGATGCCAATCTTACAGAAGACGATGGATTATCTTTTGAATTTGCTAGAGCAGCCGTACGAAGAAAGCTTTCTTGGCTTGTATAACTTCTTATGGGACAGGATGCGGGCAATCCGTATGGATTTGAGGATGCAACATATTTTCAACCATGAAGCTATTAATATGCTGGAGCAAATG ATAAGGCTCCATGTAATCGCCATGCATGAATTATGTGAATACACGAGAGGAGAGGGGTTTTCAGAGGGATTTGATGCACATCTCAATATTGAACAGATGAACAAAACATCAGTTGAATTATTTCAATTGTATGATGACCACCGGAAGAGAGGAATAAATGTGGAAACTGAGAGAGAATTTAGAGGTTATTATGCACTTTTAAAGCTTGATAAACATCCAGGATATAAA GTTGAACCTGCAGAGCTTTCGCTTGATTTAGCAAAGATGACACCAGATATGCGGCAAACACCAGAAGTTCTCTTTGCCCGTGATGTGGCAAG GGCCTGCAGGACCGGTAATTTTATTGCTTTCTTTCGGCTTGCAAGGAGAGCTAGCTATCTTCAAGCTTGCTTAATGCATGCTCATTTCTCAAAG TTACGGACCCAGGCCCTAGCTTCTTTACACTCTGGCCTGCAGAATAGCCAAGGAATCCCTGTTGCCCAAGTTGCCAAATGGCTTGGGATGGAG GAAGCGGACATAGAAGGCCTTCTTGACTATTATGGTTTCTCATTAAAGGAGTTTGAAGAACCATATATGGTGAAGGAAGGTCCATTTGTGGAAATTGACAATGACTATCCTGTCAAGTGCTCAAAACTTGTCCATAAGAAAAAATCAAGGACAATATTCGAGGATGTTTCAGCTCCGCATGTTGTATCAGTGTTGGAAAAAGAAACAGAACCCCTGTTAGATAAGGACCAACAGCAAAAACCTGCAGCTCTTCAATTTGTCGAGCCTGATAGTTCTCCACTGTCCATTGAGGAGGACATGCCTGATTATGAAACTGTTTCATCTCCAAAATATGAGTTAAAGGCGATTCCAATTACTAAAACAGAATTTTATCAGAAGATCAGACATGAAAGTCCACAGGCTCCTCCTAGTCATGCGGTGTCAAGTCTGCCGGCTCCTTCCAGTCCTTCGGTATTCTTTCCTCATATTTCCCCTGAGATTCAGCAGCAAGCTAGAGTTGGGAGTGCAGAAAATCCTGAAGTGCAGCTGCAAGCAAGAGTTGGGAGTTCAGGGAAATCTAAAAATGATGAAGTTGCACAATTTGGTGCAACAA AGTTGCAGCACATGTTGGATGAAGAGAATGGAGATGAAGAACTGGTGGTCACCGGCGAGGAAGCTGAAACTAATGAACCAGCAGCAAGTTATTATGACGAAGAAGTTGCTGAGGCAAAAGTTAAACTGATCATCAG GATATGGAAGCGACGTTCTTCAAAGAAAAGGGAGATGCGAGAGGAGAAACGGTTAGCATCTAAAGCTGCTCTGAGTTCGCTCTCTCTTGGAATTCCAATGTGGCCCAACAGAACT CAACATAGCACATCAGCCGAGTTCAACATTCATCGTGCTGTCTCAAAATGGTACCGAACTCAGGAAAGATCATGGTCAAGGCTGAATGTTTCAGATGTAGTTGCCACCACACTCCATGAAAAGAATGCAGCTGCCAGATGCCTTTGCTGGAAAGTAATTATATGTTGTCAGGATAGTATAGACAATCAAAATGCCGTGGACCAGTTGAATGCCAAGTCATGGTTGCTTTCCAAGCTCATGCCTGCCAGAGACGAAGAAGATGATACACTTATAACATCTCCAGGCCTCTCTGTTTGGAGAAATTGGCTTCTTAACCAATCAGGCGGGGACCTTATTTGTTGTTTATCAGTTATCAAGTATACTAATTTTGAGAATCTGAATGAGACAGTTGCAGGTGCAAGTGCGGTTCTCTTCCTGTTGTCAGAAGGTATCCCGTGGGATCTTCAGAAAAATCAGTTTCATAAGCTGTTAATGTCAGTACCTCCTGGTTCTCATTTACCCCTTTTGATCGTAAGTGACCTGTGCAAGGAAAATGTAGATCCTTCCACAATAGTAAAAGAACTGGAGCTACATGAAGTCCATGAATCAAGACTTCATTCCTTTAGTGTTGTTTACCTAAAAAACCAGCCGAGGATGGAACAGTTGAATGGGTTTTTCAGCGATGAGCAATTAAGAGGAGGACTAAAGTGGCTGGCAAGTGAATCACCACCACAACCAGTTCTCCAGTGTGTAAAAGTCCGAGAACTGGTTCTCTACCACTTGAATTCTTTGCTTGGTGAAATGAATGCTTATGATGTGGGTCCAAACAATTGTATCTCAGCCTTTAACGAGGCCTTGGATCAGTCAATGAGGGAAATAGCTGCTGCAGCTCATGCAAATCCTACCTGTTGGCCCTGTCCTGAAATAGGTTTGCTGGAGGAATCTAGCCATGAGTACCAAGCTGTGACCCAACACTTGCCAAGGCTGGGATGGAGCTTAGCTCCAAGAATTGAACCAGTTGTGTGTGCAATATCTGACTGCAAATTTCCATCTTTTCCAGATGATATATCTTGGTTACATAGCGCGGATGTTAAAAACCAAATATTACAATTTCAAAGTTGTCTAATAAAGTACTTCACAGAGATTAGTAAGTTGATGGTATTGCCACTTGCAGAAAAAGAGGCAACTGTTATGCTGCAGAAGTTTGTGCAGCTTCAATTCCAGAACTCACGCTACTACATTGTACCAAACTGGGTAATGATTTTCCGACGGGCATTCAATTGGCAGTTGATGAAGTTAGTTAAGGAGACATCTTTCTCTGTATATACCCTGATAGAGCATGATTTTTCCACTTCAATGCTTGGAGCTGTGGAACTTGAAGACTCTCATTACCATTTGTCACATCCATCTCTTGATGAAATGGTTGAAGCTGGACAGATGCTTCTTCCTGGATGTGCTATGTTTGACAGGCAAGGAAGAGCTTTCCAACCTTATCCAGGTATGGCTTCACATAGTGAAGAAATTCCTACAACCACTGATGCAGGCGAGGAAATAGACTATGGAAAGGATGTTGGACATGATGAATTTGTAAAAGCCAGTTATAATACAATGAAAGATTTAAATGAGAGTCAAAGTGAACCTCTGGTGGCCATTAAGGAAACTGACAAACTTGGTGAATTACTGGAGAGG
- the LOC132617337 gene encoding SAC3 family protein B isoform X5: protein MAFQGFGKNTGPIGPPKAQTPFGTPCPPPSTFPPSPRPSLPPQMRGNSSQSLQTFPIRLPQQRMPSIPTNYDPGRQIPVKHTDQVSKRTRSPPLSPPDGASFEKSALGLRESKRPSTSPSKLRSNGPPDSLAPQKSSKPGCSVNVEVDPSNPVNFPVPKRTKFPSIPSSDQVLQYESNHAYDDIQRETEAKAKRLARFKDDLSHNVRDDSSIHHQYQSVVDRPKFAPEDSVDSADDFSDGSLLSDYQGSESSGVIIGSCPDMCPESERAERERKGDLDQYERLDGDRKQTSKFLAVKKYTRTAEREALLIRPMPILQKTMDYLLNLLEQPYEESFLGLYNFLWDRMRAIRMDLRMQHIFNHEAINMLEQMIRLHVIAMHELCEYTRGEGFSEGFDAHLNIEQMNKTSVELFQLYDDHRKRGINVETEREFRGYYALLKLDKHPGYKVEPAELSLDLAKMTPDMRQTPEVLFARDVARACRTGNFIAFFRLARRASYLQACLMHAHFSKLRTQALASLHSGLQNSQGIPVAQVAKWLGMEEADIEGLLDYYGFSLKEFEEPYMVKEGPFVEIDNDYPVKCSKLVHKKKSRTIFEDVSAPHVVSVLEKETEPLLDKDQQQKPAALQFVEPDSSPLSIEEDMPDYETVSSPKYELKAIPITKTEFYQKIRHESPQAPPSHAVSSLPAPSSPSVFFPHISPEIQQQARVGSAENPEVQLQARVGSSGKSKNDEVAQFGATSMSIQFIDARDEQESSPVFPANYLVEDTELQHMLDEENGDEELVVTGEEAETNEPAASYYDEEVAEAKVKLIIRIWKRRSSKKREMREEKRLASKAALSSLSLGIPMWPNRTQHSTSAEFNIHRAVSKWYRTQERSWSRLNVSDVVATTLHEKNAAARCLCWKVIICCQDSIDNQNAVDQLNAKSWLLSKLMPARDEEDDTLITSPGLSVWRNWLLNQSGGDLICCLSVIKYTNFENLNETVAGASAVLFLLSEGIPWDLQKNQFHKLLMSVPPGSHLPLLIVSDLCKENVDPSTIVKELELHEVHESRLHSFSVVYLKNQPRMEQLNGFFSDEQLRGGLKWLASESPPQPVLQCVKVRELVLYHLNSLLGEMNAYDVGPNNCISAFNEALDQSMREIAAAAHANPTCWPCPEIGLLEESSHEYQAVTQHLPRLGWSLAPRIEPVVCAISDCKFPSFPDDISWLHSADVKNQILQFQSCLIKYFTEISKLMVLPLAEKEATVMLQKFVQLQFQNSRYYIVPNWVMIFRRAFNWQLMKLVKETSFSVYTLIEHDFSTSMLGAVELEDSHYHLSHPSLDEMVEAGQMLLPGCAMFDRQGRAFQPYPGMASHSEEIPTTTDAGEEIDYGKDVGHDEFVKASYNTMKDLNESQSEPLVAIKETDKLGELLERCKIKQKMIDKNLSVYF, encoded by the exons ATGGCGTTTCAGGGATTCGGGAAGAATACAGGTCCTATTGGTCCTCCAAAAGCTCAAACCCCTTTTGGGACTCCTTGTCCTCCTCCTTCTACCTTCCCTCCATCTCCCAG GCCTTCTCTGCCCCCTCAGATGCGGGGCAACTCATCCCAGTCGCTTCAAACCTTTCCAATCCGATTACCTCAGCAAAGGATGCCCTCGATTCCAACAAATTACGATCCTGGAAGACAGATTCCAGTGAAGCATACAGATCAAGTCTCAAAAAGAACGAGGTCACCACCTCTTTCACCTCCTGACGGCGCATCTTTTGAAAAATCAGCTCTTGGTCTACGTGAATCCAAAAG GCCATCTACCTCTCCTTCCAAATTGAGGTCAAATGGTCCTCCTGACTCTCTAGCTCCCCAAAAGTCCTCAAAGCCTGGATGTAGTGTCAATGTTGAAGTTGATCCAAGTAATCCAGTGAACTTTCCAGTTCCTAAGAGGACCAAGTTTCCTTCCATACCTTCATCTGATCAGGTTCTTCAATATGAATCCAATCATGCATATGATGATATTCAACG AGAAACTGAGGCCAAGGCAAAGCGCTTAGCTCGTTTCAAGGATGATCTAAGCCACAATGTGCGAGATGATTCTAGTATTCATCATCAGTATCAATCTGTTGTGGACAGACCAAAATTTGCTCCAGAAGATAGTGTAGATTCAGCTGATGATTTCTCAGATGGCAGTCTGCTCTCTGATTATCAAGGCTCAGAGTCATCCGGTGTCATAATTGGGTCATGTCCTGATATGTGTCCAG AATCAGAAAGAGCAGAACGAGAAAGGAAAGGAGATCTTGACCAATATGAACGCTTGGATGGAGACAGAAAACAAACCAGTAAATTCCTTGCTGTCAAGAAG TACACCAGGACAGCTGAGAGGGAAGCTCTGCTCATACGTCCGATGCCAATCTTACAGAAGACGATGGATTATCTTTTGAATTTGCTAGAGCAGCCGTACGAAGAAAGCTTTCTTGGCTTGTATAACTTCTTATGGGACAGGATGCGGGCAATCCGTATGGATTTGAGGATGCAACATATTTTCAACCATGAAGCTATTAATATGCTGGAGCAAATG ATAAGGCTCCATGTAATCGCCATGCATGAATTATGTGAATACACGAGAGGAGAGGGGTTTTCAGAGGGATTTGATGCACATCTCAATATTGAACAGATGAACAAAACATCAGTTGAATTATTTCAATTGTATGATGACCACCGGAAGAGAGGAATAAATGTGGAAACTGAGAGAGAATTTAGAGGTTATTATGCACTTTTAAAGCTTGATAAACATCCAGGATATAAA GTTGAACCTGCAGAGCTTTCGCTTGATTTAGCAAAGATGACACCAGATATGCGGCAAACACCAGAAGTTCTCTTTGCCCGTGATGTGGCAAG GGCCTGCAGGACCGGTAATTTTATTGCTTTCTTTCGGCTTGCAAGGAGAGCTAGCTATCTTCAAGCTTGCTTAATGCATGCTCATTTCTCAAAG TTACGGACCCAGGCCCTAGCTTCTTTACACTCTGGCCTGCAGAATAGCCAAGGAATCCCTGTTGCCCAAGTTGCCAAATGGCTTGGGATGGAG GAAGCGGACATAGAAGGCCTTCTTGACTATTATGGTTTCTCATTAAAGGAGTTTGAAGAACCATATATGGTGAAGGAAGGTCCATTTGTGGAAATTGACAATGACTATCCTGTCAAGTGCTCAAAACTTGTCCATAAGAAAAAATCAAGGACAATATTCGAGGATGTTTCAGCTCCGCATGTTGTATCAGTGTTGGAAAAAGAAACAGAACCCCTGTTAGATAAGGACCAACAGCAAAAACCTGCAGCTCTTCAATTTGTCGAGCCTGATAGTTCTCCACTGTCCATTGAGGAGGACATGCCTGATTATGAAACTGTTTCATCTCCAAAATATGAGTTAAAGGCGATTCCAATTACTAAAACAGAATTTTATCAGAAGATCAGACATGAAAGTCCACAGGCTCCTCCTAGTCATGCGGTGTCAAGTCTGCCGGCTCCTTCCAGTCCTTCGGTATTCTTTCCTCATATTTCCCCTGAGATTCAGCAGCAAGCTAGAGTTGGGAGTGCAGAAAATCCTGAAGTGCAGCTGCAAGCAAGAGTTGGGAGTTCAGGGAAATCTAAAAATGATGAAGTTGCACAATTTGGTGCAACAAGTATGTCCATTCAATTCATAGATGCCAGAGATGAGCAGGAGAGCTCTCCAGTTTTTCCAGCTAATTATCTTGTAGAAGACACAGAGTTGCAGCACATGTTGGATGAAGAGAATGGAGATGAAGAACTGGTGGTCACCGGCGAGGAAGCTGAAACTAATGAACCAGCAGCAAGTTATTATGACGAAGAAGTTGCTGAGGCAAAAGTTAAACTGATCATCAG GATATGGAAGCGACGTTCTTCAAAGAAAAGGGAGATGCGAGAGGAGAAACGGTTAGCATCTAAAGCTGCTCTGAGTTCGCTCTCTCTTGGAATTCCAATGTGGCCCAACAGAACT CAACATAGCACATCAGCCGAGTTCAACATTCATCGTGCTGTCTCAAAATGGTACCGAACTCAGGAAAGATCATGGTCAAGGCTGAATGTTTCAGATGTAGTTGCCACCACACTCCATGAAAAGAATGCAGCTGCCAGATGCCTTTGCTGGAAAGTAATTATATGTTGTCAGGATAGTATAGACAATCAAAATGCCGTGGACCAGTTGAATGCCAAGTCATGGTTGCTTTCCAAGCTCATGCCTGCCAGAGACGAAGAAGATGATACACTTATAACATCTCCAGGCCTCTCTGTTTGGAGAAATTGGCTTCTTAACCAATCAGGCGGGGACCTTATTTGTTGTTTATCAGTTATCAAGTATACTAATTTTGAGAATCTGAATGAGACAGTTGCAGGTGCAAGTGCGGTTCTCTTCCTGTTGTCAGAAGGTATCCCGTGGGATCTTCAGAAAAATCAGTTTCATAAGCTGTTAATGTCAGTACCTCCTGGTTCTCATTTACCCCTTTTGATCGTAAGTGACCTGTGCAAGGAAAATGTAGATCCTTCCACAATAGTAAAAGAACTGGAGCTACATGAAGTCCATGAATCAAGACTTCATTCCTTTAGTGTTGTTTACCTAAAAAACCAGCCGAGGATGGAACAGTTGAATGGGTTTTTCAGCGATGAGCAATTAAGAGGAGGACTAAAGTGGCTGGCAAGTGAATCACCACCACAACCAGTTCTCCAGTGTGTAAAAGTCCGAGAACTGGTTCTCTACCACTTGAATTCTTTGCTTGGTGAAATGAATGCTTATGATGTGGGTCCAAACAATTGTATCTCAGCCTTTAACGAGGCCTTGGATCAGTCAATGAGGGAAATAGCTGCTGCAGCTCATGCAAATCCTACCTGTTGGCCCTGTCCTGAAATAGGTTTGCTGGAGGAATCTAGCCATGAGTACCAAGCTGTGACCCAACACTTGCCAAGGCTGGGATGGAGCTTAGCTCCAAGAATTGAACCAGTTGTGTGTGCAATATCTGACTGCAAATTTCCATCTTTTCCAGATGATATATCTTGGTTACATAGCGCGGATGTTAAAAACCAAATATTACAATTTCAAAGTTGTCTAATAAAGTACTTCACAGAGATTAGTAAGTTGATGGTATTGCCACTTGCAGAAAAAGAGGCAACTGTTATGCTGCAGAAGTTTGTGCAGCTTCAATTCCAGAACTCACGCTACTACATTGTACCAAACTGGGTAATGATTTTCCGACGGGCATTCAATTGGCAGTTGATGAAGTTAGTTAAGGAGACATCTTTCTCTGTATATACCCTGATAGAGCATGATTTTTCCACTTCAATGCTTGGAGCTGTGGAACTTGAAGACTCTCATTACCATTTGTCACATCCATCTCTTGATGAAATGGTTGAAGCTGGACAGATGCTTCTTCCTGGATGTGCTATGTTTGACAGGCAAGGAAGAGCTTTCCAACCTTATCCAGGTATGGCTTCACATAGTGAAGAAATTCCTACAACCACTGATGCAGGCGAGGAAATAGACTATGGAAAGGATGTTGGACATGATGAATTTGTAAAAGCCAGTTATAATACAATGAAAGATTTAAATGAGAGTCAAAGTGAACCTCTGGTGGCCATTAAGGAAACTGACAAACTTGGTGAATTACTGGAGAGG